In the Candidatus Kuenenbacteria bacterium genome, TTCTTCTGCGAAAAATAGTTGATTCTTTTACATGCAGTACATTCAAATTTTATCAACTTTTCTTTATACTTTGTTGCCATATTTTTATTTAATTAATAATTATATTTTATATCTTTAAGGCTTTATATCTCATATCTCTTTATAATATCTATCGCCGGCTCTTCATAGGGGTGGACTTTTTTAATAGCCGCGATTACGCCTTTGAGCTTATCCTTGTGGCACAAGACCTCAATTACTTCCTCGCGCACCCTCTCAATCCGCCCTTTCTTGCCAATAAATGGTCTTGCTCCCTTTAGTGGCCTAAATCTGCCCATAGCCAGATAAGAACCGCTACTAAAATCATAGCTTCCTTGCCTTGACCCGCCGGCATCATTTATCGCCTTCCTTATCTTGTCCGCATACTTAACTGGCACCGCTATTTTTATTTTATAATATTTTGATTCCCTCATAGTATTAAGAGCTGGAGCCGACTGTCGGACTTGAACCGACGACCCACAGTTTACAAAACTGTTGCTCTACCAACTGAGCTAAGTCGGCACAATATATCTAAAAATAAATCTAAGTTGTCTCCTTAGTTTCTGAATATACGATATCACTTTTATTAAATTTTATCAAGATTAAAACCCCGGTCCCAAATGGCCGGGGTTTTCTCGTCTTATCCTTATAAACTCAGTTCCAAACCTACTGGCTCCATTTCCACATTAAGCTTGCAAGCTTTCCTATCCGTCTTATATTGCTTCCAGGCAGCATTCACGGCATCGCGATAAACCTTATTGGTATTCTTTACTGCCAGCTTGTAATCAGCCCAGGCCTTGATTCTAGCCTTTATGCGTTCCTTGGAATCAGTTTTACCATAAGCTTCGTTTAAAGCCGCTTTTTTATTATTCAAGGCCACCTTTATCGCATCAGATTTAATACTATAAGCACTAAAAACAGCGCTCTCTCTTTTAGCCACTGCTGTTTTGACACAAGCCCAATCCGTTGTCTCTGCTGTTTTCTTTTTCAGACCCCAAGCCGGCGGAGTGCTCGTTGAAGTAGTGGCATGTTCACCAGCCAAAACTGGCAAAACCAAAACCGACATCAAGGTGATTGTTAATATTAAAAATACTATTTTTTTCATAATGTTTCTATATTAATAATTTTTTAAAATCAAAAGCCAAATGACCTTTATTAAAAATTTACCAAATAATTTTCTCGGGGACAGGGATTCGAACCCCGATTGACAGGACCAGAACCTGTAGTCCTACCATTAGACGATCCCCGAACATTATTTCAACTTTCAAAGCTTAATAAAAAACAAGACTTTTGTCAAAACCTTTTTATTTTAATTTTCTAAACCTTTAGGTGCTTGCCCATGGCAAAAGTGGCAGAAATCATGTTAATTATCGCTATTATTATAAACTCAAAACCCAAAATATTTAATATATTAATATTCAAATAAGCCACAATATCAAAATTTATACCTGTAAGAAACCCGTTGATCCAGCCGCTGGTAAATTTCAAAACTATTGCCAAAACTCCCCAGAAAAGTATACAGCCGAATACAGCATAGAGTAGACCCTCAATAATAAATGGTGCTCGAATAAACCAATTGCTCGCTCCAACTAAGCGCATAATGGCAATTTCTGTTCGGTGTATATATATGCCCATCCGGATAGTATTAAAAACGGTCAGAATTGCTACAAATATAAAAATAATACTTAACCCCAAAACAAAGCTCTTGACCTTGTCGGTAAAATTATTTATTCTCTCTATTAACAATTTATGGTCATTATAATCTATTTTTTCTGCCAGCTGATCAGCTTTTATCTCTGTCAATTTTTCCATTATTATTGGGTACTGCTCCATCTTGTTTGCCGTTATGATCAGGGTCCCGCCCAAGGGATTTTTTTCCAGCTCAGCCAAAGCTGATTGTATGTCAACATCGTTTTTGTGGGTCTCTTTAAATTTTTCCAGTGCTTCAGTCGGAGAAATATAGCTCACTTCTTTTATTTCCTCTATTTTATCGAGTTCGCCCTGAAGCGTCTTTATAGATTCTTCTTTAATCGCATTGTCAAAATACAAAGAAACATCGACCGTATCCTTGACCGAGCCAACCGCATAGTCGGCGATAGCGTTGACCAATATCAAAGTCGTCAAAGAAAATAAAGTCAAAACAATAATTGTCATAGTCACGACAGAAAGCCAGATGTTCCTCCAAAAATGCTGCCAAGAAAATTTTATTATTCTTTTGGTTGATAATAAAAACATAATTAACCAAATTTAAATTTAAAAAATAATTTTTAGTTTTGACTTTTAAATTTTGCCTTTTAGGCTATAAAACATACCTACCCTTATCCTGATCATAAACTATTTGTCCGTCTTCCATGGCGATCACTCTTTTTCTGAGCGAATTTACTACCTCTCTATTGTGTGTCACGAGCATCACTGTTGTTTTAAAGCTATTTATTTTTTGGAGTAAGTCAATAATCTCTCTGGTATTAATAGAATCCAAGTTTCCCGTCGGTTCATCAGCAATCAAAATTTTTGGTCGATGGGCTAGCGATCTGGCAATTGACACCCGCTGCTGCTGCCCGCCAGAAAGCTCATCGGGGAACTCATTGGCTTTTTGTTCTAACCCCACCAGCGCCAATATTTGTGGCACCGCCTCCTGGATATGCTTTTTACTATAACCAGCGACCTCTAGAGCAAAAGCCACGTTTTCAAATACTGTTTTCCTTGGCAAAAGCTTGAAATCCTGAAAGACTACCCCTATTTGCCGACGCAAAAGTGGTATATCCGATGCTTTTATCCTGGTAATATCCCAGCCTCCCAGTATGATTTTACCAGCCGTTGGTCTTTCCTCCGCTACCAGCATTTTCACGATCGTAGTTTTGCCAGTACCAGATCTGCCCACCAAAGATACAAACTCACCCGGTTTGATGTGCAGGGTCACGTTTTTTACCGCTTCAGTGCCATTGTTATAAGTTTTAGAAACGTTACGAAGCTCAATCATATAATTTCTTTATATTACTTACTGGGAAATTTAGTCTCGCTTTCTTTTCTCAAAAAAACCCTCACCCCCACCACCCCGCCGCGCGGATTACCGATATTCTCAAAAGCATCATAAGTTAGATCAACTATCCTGTCATCAACATATGGCCCCCTGGAGATTACTCTGGTAATCGTGCATCTAGTCAAATCATCCAAACGGCACACCCACAAAGGTGTATTCAGGGGATAGGCATTAGAGGCGCAACCCAAGATATTTCTTTTGGTTAACTCTGTCGGGTACCATGACGCCCAAGCCTCATAAGTAGTGTCATCTGGTTCGTCGAACAAAGCTACTCGTGCATAAGGTAAATAAATTTTTGAACGAATCAATTTTTCTTTGAGGTCAACAGATGATGGTAAAACCCGCCACTGCCCCCCGCTCTTGTCCCAATAATACATCAGCTTACGGTTCATTTTAGTATTGGTGATTCCTGCCGCCAGATAAATGGGCTTTACCAACTTTCCAACACTACCGTCATCCGCCAGCAAATCAAACTCCCAAATAGCGCTAGCCTTTTCTCCCGGCGCTTTGGTCAAGGGGTAAGCCATGTGATAATCTGGGATCTTTTTAAATCGCACGGTAATCGGCTCAATCACCGCCCTGTCAATCACCCCAACTTTAAAATCATTATCTGGAGCAATGAAAGTATAACCCTTGGTAATAGTAGCTTCATCTAGTCTCAGGGTATAGATTGCCGGTTCCTCAGCAAGCATTGGCATCAATTCTGCCGTCGTCGTCGCTTCCCCCGCTAAAACAAAATTTTTTATCCCCAAAAACAAAACAAAAATAGTTAACAATTTGCCAAAAATTACTAATCTTTTCCTTCTCGTCATAAATAAAATTACTAGTTCAACGCTAGTAATTTTATTATAGCAAAAATATTGTCATTAGGCCAAGATTTATCAACAGTTCTTAGGCTGCTCTTCCGCTTAGCTTGGAATCCGTGCACTCCTCTGTAAAAATTAATGACCCATTTTCGGCCTCCCTATATTTATCCGCAAAAAAATAACCCCTAAAAGTAGTGCCATCAGCTCTGCTTTTATGCACCATCACTACCGGTCTCCCGTCTATTTTCTTACCCAATAAAGGTATAATTTTACAACCATCCAAGATATCACCATTTACCTCTACGGTGGCGCTTTGGCCCATACTAATTTCTATTTTTCTGGTGTCATTATGTCGCCCCCGACTCATCATTTTTAATCCCTCTTTTGCTATTTCTTCAGGAGTTGACCCTTCAAACATAAAGTAACGCTTAATTACTAAAATGGAGCCGAAGGTGAGGATCGAACTCACGACCTCTGCTTTACGAAAGCATTGCTCTACCAGCTGAGCTACTTCGGCAAATAAATTATCTCCACATTAAAACCCCAAATATCGTGATCAGGAACCATAAAAACAACCAACCTACCGTATATATAAACATTTTGACTGCACTTT is a window encoding:
- a CDS encoding FtsX-like permease family protein, whose product is MFLLSTKRIIKFSWQHFWRNIWLSVVTMTIIVLTLFSLTTLILVNAIADYAVGSVKDTVDVSLYFDNAIKEESIKTLQGELDKIEEIKEVSYISPTEALEKFKETHKNDVDIQSALAELEKNPLGGTLIITANKMEQYPIIMEKLTEIKADQLAEKIDYNDHKLLIERINNFTDKVKSFVLGLSIIFIFVAILTVFNTIRMGIYIHRTEIAIMRLVGASNWFIRAPFIIEGLLYAVFGCILFWGVLAIVLKFTSGWINGFLTGINFDIVAYLNINILNILGFEFIIIAIINMISATFAMGKHLKV
- the ftsE gene encoding cell division ATP-binding protein FtsE; the protein is MIELRNVSKTYNNGTEAVKNVTLHIKPGEFVSLVGRSGTGKTTIVKMLVAEERPTAGKIILGGWDITRIKASDIPLLRRQIGVVFQDFKLLPRKTVFENVAFALEVAGYSKKHIQEAVPQILALVGLEQKANEFPDELSGGQQQRVSIARSLAHRPKILIADEPTGNLDSINTREIIDLLQKINSFKTTVMLVTHNREVVNSLRKRVIAMEDGQIVYDQDKGRYVL